A segment of the Carya illinoinensis cultivar Pawnee chromosome 1, C.illinoinensisPawnee_v1, whole genome shotgun sequence genome:
TTATTGTAGTGTAGATTTTTTGGAATGACGATCATTCTTATGTTACATGGATTAAAAGTTCGCAGCATTGTATGGATCGTCGCGCAGAAATTAGTCATTGGGATTCTAGACCACACAGCAAGTTATTCCCAATTGTTTTGGTGTTAAATATGTCTACACATAATCGGTGTATAGCTGGTGGACAGGATAAGAATACTTACCATAGCCTGTAAGATATGATTGTTTCTGCTTTTGAGAAATTGTGGTTGATTAATAATACAATGGTTTCGTATACATGTCTCTTAATCTTTTCAATGGCAATGCTAATTTTTAACCCATAAAAGGAACTCGACTTCATTCACATCACATTATGGTGCTCAAATTCTTACGTCATTGCTTGTTTTATATAAGAAAGATTTTGTTACTAGTTCTAGTAGTGTAATCAGAATGATCGCTCTGGGGCtcagaaggaaaaagaagaacaagatCATGCAAATGCACTTTCCCAGGctgaagatttgaagagacgTAATGGTAGGTTAACAATATTTAATACCTGAAAGAAATGTTGCTTCTCTGTTACACTCGCACCCAATTGagtcccccccccccaactCTTTCTCCCCAGGATATGGTCAGCGGACTAACATTGACGAAGAGCTTGCTAGAGCACTTCAGGGTAGCCTAAATTCATCTTCATATCCTCCTTATTCTCCTGTACCATATCATCCGAGGAAATTTAGGTAAGATTTCTCAGtcatagttataattatttgcGTCATGAACATGACAAGTCCTAGTGGTAAGATGAGGTTTATGACTGGTTTCTGTTTCCCAAAACGAGGCAGTTTTCATGCCACCTGATTTTGGAAATTAACGGATCTTCTGCCATTAAAATTTCTTTGGTTCTAATTTTGATAAGTTAAAAGTTCTTTGGTTCTTCCCAgtctataaaattttttatgaacaTATAGCTCAGTTTGGAACTGAAAAGTTTATTTATTCATGAATATCAGTAATGAGaattaacacacacacacacacacacacacacacacagatatatatatatatatatacaaacatatCTGTAAGACCATATCACATTACTTGTCACACATTCTGGAAAATGTTCAAATTTGTTGGATTATCACCTTTTTGTTTCCCTTGGGCTCTCCTAGAAAATAACTTACTTTTGCCGCTTGGGTGATGAAGTCATTGCAGTTTGCCAAACATTTTGGTTTTTAATTGACAGTTGTGACGAGGATTATCTAGTCATACATGGTGTTCTTGAATCCCATATTGATGTTTATTTCGGTATAGTTGCTACAGGATTTGTCAAATATCAGCATAACCATTTcaataacaatataaaattcAATTGATTGTCTGAGATTCAGAACTTTTTACAATCTTGAATTTGATTTGTCATGTCTTTTTGTGTATTGCAGGGCATGTGGTGGTTGCAAACGTGACATAGGCTATGGCAATTATCTGGGCTGCATGGGAACATTTTTCCATCCGGAATGCTTCTGCTGTCGTGCTTGTAATTACCCAATTACTGAGCATGAGGTAATCAGTTGTTCTGTCTCTCTAAATTTTCCCATCGTATCGGTCTATTATTCAGGTTTTTAAAGTTAGAGGTTAAATATTCCAGTAATGATGATACAGCTTCTCCTTCATCTAGCTCTTACAGTTTTTTCTGTTGATCCAAGTTTTCTTTGTCAGGAAGGGAACCTTATCACAAGTCTTGTTTTAAAGAGCTGACCCATCCCAAATGTGAAGTTTGCCACCAATTTGTAAGAGAAGTTACTATACTTGATTCAATCTATATTGCTTAatgcttgcttttttttttcccccttctgGCCATACTGTTGGTTCTCAGTCAATCAAAAAGTTGTGTCCTACCTGTATAATTATGTAATCAAAGTACCATTTCAGGCCAATCTTTTAAGTCTGGGTTGCCACCTGACCGGTGCATGCCGACAGTGGTTTGTAATGTCGAGTATCAGGAGTGCTAGTTAACCTCTCCCATGGGAAGAGCtagattgaaaaatattgatcatGTTCCCATCTAGTTGAGATTATTTATATTGGATCTTTGATAACCATCATGAATTTTATCTACAATcttacttttaaatattaaaaaattcagaTCCCAACAAATGCTGCTGGTTTGATCGAGTATAGGTGCCATCCATTTTGGTCTCAAAAATATTGTCCATCACATGAGCATGATAACACAGCTCGTTGCTGTAGTTGTGAACGTCTAGAGGTAATCATCCAAGATGTAGAACATTTTTTCTTCTATTACCTTATCTCCAAAATGTTTTCTTAATTGGAAGAGatgaatattaatttaaattgatCTGCATACCTTTTCCCCCCTATTTTTGTCTCCTTGAAGTCTTGGAACACAAGATACTACTCTCTGGAAGATGGGCGACGTTTATGCTTAGAGTGCATGGAATCTGCTATCATGGATACTGGTGATTGTCAACCCCTTTACCATGCCATAAGAGATTATTATGAAGGACTGAACATGAAATTAGATCAGCAAATTCCAATGCTTCTGGTTGAAAGACAAGCACTTAATGAAGCCATTGTTGGGGAGAAGAATGTAATAAATGAGCTCTTGGTGTCTgtattttatctactttttcaTGGAATTTCTCAGATTCTGACGTTGCTCTTTCCAGGGCTTTCATCACATGCCTGAGACAAGGGGTTTATGTCTTTCCGAAGAGCAGACAGTCACCAGTGTATGTAATCAGAATCTTATACCACTTGGTTTTGCTTTTCTTAAATTTGAAAGAAGATAACGAGTAATGGTGCTGATTGTTTATTAGCTGCTCTACctgtgattattattttttgtcattcAGATACACAAAAGGCTGAGATTTGGCGTCCACCGACAGGTAGGAATGAAAACCCAACACCAAAAACTGACTCGAAAATGTGAAGTTACAGCCATTCTTGTTCTCTATGGTCTTCCAAGGTGATGGTCAATGACAATTtcgccattttttattttttctagagAAGGGGTTTGTATATTTTCTAAACCAATGCATTTTCTGTgtatgtggttttttttttttttattattattattttttttatttttaaagcaaaaagaaaaactcagtCTCCATGCTTAGAAATACTTGTGACATCAGAGTACACTGGCACTGGGTATAAAATCTTTGCATTATGCTTTTGTGTATAATCCATCTACAATGGTCGAAATCTTAGAACAATAAGAAAATGTCCACTTGATAGCCTTGTTTGGAGATTTCGTAGGCCACACTCATTAAGTTTGCTTTTAGCCGTGCTCGAAGAGACATTGCAATTTGAATCTTTTCTTTGTTCTCTGTATTGAACGATTGTCCAAAAAGCTCAAACACAAACGGACTCAGAAAAATAGTGAACAACCACAGGCCTTAAGCTGCAAAACCCACGAAATTTACAGAAATAGGGTCGCCAACATTTTAACCAAGGACTTTCGGCCAATACCATGTTAGGATCCAAATCAAACCAATTATGCTTATCGAGCTGACAAACATATTAACTAACAAGATCTACCTCtgctaaaaaggaaaagaagaggaagaagcgtTTTCATATCTTACTATTTTGATATCTTTTTGCTGGACTCAGATTACTCACAGGTGCTATTCTTGCCCATGAGTTGATGCATGGCTGGTTACGCCTCAGAGGTAGGATGCCCTTCCCAATCTCCTTGGATCATCATCTGGATGTACATCACTTCATTAACTTTGAATTGTGCAGGCTACCGGAATCTTGACCCTGAGGTAGAGGAAGGTATCTGTCAGTTGCTGTCATACATGTGGCTTGAGTCAGAAGTGATGCCAAGGTCTAATGCCATGCCATCTACATCAGCAGCTTCGTCCTCttactcatcatcatcatcaaagaAAGGTGGAAAGTCCATTGTCGAAAATAAACTGGGTGACTTTTTCATGCATCAAATCGCCAACGATACTTCCCCGGCATATGGAGGAGGATATAGGGCTGCTAATGCAGCTGTCGATAAGTATGGTTTACGTTCTACACTGGAACACATTCGACTCACCGGGAATTTTCCATTGTAACAGGAAGAGATATGTTCTCAGTGGCTGTATCCCCTCTCCGTTGTATGCCTATTAAAGGTAGCAACATGCTCTAAAGAATTAAGCTCATAAGTTTGAACAGCATGCCCCTTCAATTTTTAAGGGGGAACCGTGTCCAAAATGTCTCAGGCCTAATAATATGCACCTTTTACCGGACGTGTAAAAGTAAATGAGTAACTATATCTATAAACTCTTTAGCACCTGGGTGCATCATAAATGCCTACGAGGTTGAGCAACGTTGCTATAGAAACTCTGGAAAACTTCATTTCTGAACGCTCACAAAATTAGCATAGGAGACAACCTTAGATGCACATGAAACAATCCGAAGCCAAACGACAAGTCTGGCCCATGCGTACCATGCCACAAAAAAGCAAATAATCGTACCAACTAAAGACCAGCAGAACTTCCGGGCTGGGTGTCACAACTAATACAAAAAAGGGAAATGGCAGTGTGACAAGGACCTTTTCAGGGTATATGCATAAAAGCACGGCAAATAAATCACACATTTGTAATGCATAAACAAGGTTTGAATCTGCCAAAGGAACCCAATGATAAAGCTCATTCAACTCAATTTGTATAAGCTATAAGATCACACAGCAGTTTCATATGTGTAAAGGATTAATAGAGAATAGCAAAAAGTTGCTCCAAAAATGGTGATTTTGAAAATGGGTCACCAGTTAATCATCTTTCAGAATTCTGTGGACAACAATTTCCTCCGTACAGATAGCCATCTGAGTTTACTGTTCTGTATCTTTACATGCAAAAAATGCAATTCTCACAGCAGCATACAATTAACCACCATGAGAAAAcccaagaaaagaaattggCTTACATAGCAATTTAACCACCCTTCCTTTTGAATACAGACCAAACTTCCCGAGACGTAGGTGGCAACTATGAACGGTCCGTGATATCAGCCAGAAGCTTCTTCAGTGTCTCATAAGTCATAAAACATATACCTACACCAGGAACCACCTTGTAGTATTCGGGCAGAATCCCTCTATACAACCCACGCAAGCCTTCAGTCCGGGTTATGTGCCTAAAGGTACCAAAAAGGCCTGTTGTATAGACATGAGGTCGGCCTCCTGCTCCTTCCAATTGCTTCCGGCGCCTCACAAGATCCAGAGGAAATGTTGCTGCATATTGTAGTGGAGAACAAATGAAAAGACATGATACTACTTGTGGAACTCATAAACCTGAAACTGGTAAACTAGACTTATCAAGGTCATAAAAACTATCCAAGTTTCCCATTAACCGAACAGAAACAAATATTGAAGCCAATCAAATATGGAAAGCTCACAAATGAGAACCACTTTATAACACAACAGAACAATATCACGAAATTAAAATCAACGATCGAAATCTCACATCAGTATTATCCTGTTTAGGATGtgtaacattcattcaaataattatttaactgCAATAATACACAAATTACCATAAACAGCatgcaaatagaaaatatagCACACTGTTATCTTTATCACATATAACTAGTATGTATGAACAAGAAATGTTGAACTCATGAGCAACTTCACTGATGAATAAACAATTTTTCAATAGATTCAGTACTCATGCCTGGGAAGGTTATTGTGGCTGTACAGTAAAACCGAAAAATGGCATTATATGAGAAACATTCAGCGCTCTACCCAAACTATTACCGTACCTATCTCCAAATGATTCTCAAACTTGCACCCACTGTATTAGGCTACTTTCTTGATTATGGTGTCATTAACGATAGACACCACTTTATAGGAGTTGCAGAGAATACCAGTGTTTGGAGAATAACCCTATCTAGAATGGCTTAAACGGGAATGCACATTCTACCAGTGAGTAGAGTTCAAGTGAAGGCGGAACGACAAACTCATACAAAAATTCAATTCCACCAGGCAAACCTAGAAAGATGAATCATTCGACATGATTTATGT
Coding sequences within it:
- the LOC122291533 gene encoding protein DA1-related 2-like isoform X2; the encoded protein is MAPSGVNHISQPCIYGDFISSNGERKSSIMKWLIKFLKNFSNRGEGGGGAHHPELLDEENLIWRAPPRSLKEKEEQDHANALSQAEDLKRRNGYGQRTNIDEELARALQGSLNSSSYPPYSPVPYHPRKFRACGGCKRDIGYGNYLGCMGTFFHPECFCCRACNYPITEHEFSLSGREPYHKSCFKELTHPKCEVCHQFIPTNAAGLIEYRCHPFWSQKYCPSHEHDNTARCCSCERLESWNTRYYSLEDGRRLCLECMESAIMDTGDCQPLYHAIRDYYEGLNMKLDQQIPMLLVERQALNEAIVGEKNGFHHMPETRGLCLSEEQTVTSIHKRLRFGVHRQVGMKTQHQKLTRKCEVTAILVLYGLPRLLTGAILAHELMHGWLRLRGYRNLDPEVEEGICQLLSYMWLESEVMPRSNAMPSTSAASSSYSSSSSKKGGKSIVENKLGDFFMHQIANDTSPAYGGGYRAANAAVDKYGLRSTLEHIRLTGNFPL
- the LOC122291533 gene encoding protein DA1-related 2-like isoform X1 encodes the protein MAPSGVNHISQPCIYGDFISSNGERKSSIMKWLIKFLKNFSNRGEGGGGAHHPELLDEENLIWRAPPRSLNDRSGAQKEKEEQDHANALSQAEDLKRRNGYGQRTNIDEELARALQGSLNSSSYPPYSPVPYHPRKFRACGGCKRDIGYGNYLGCMGTFFHPECFCCRACNYPITEHEFSLSGREPYHKSCFKELTHPKCEVCHQFIPTNAAGLIEYRCHPFWSQKYCPSHEHDNTARCCSCERLESWNTRYYSLEDGRRLCLECMESAIMDTGDCQPLYHAIRDYYEGLNMKLDQQIPMLLVERQALNEAIVGEKNGFHHMPETRGLCLSEEQTVTSIHKRLRFGVHRQVGMKTQHQKLTRKCEVTAILVLYGLPRLLTGAILAHELMHGWLRLRGYRNLDPEVEEGICQLLSYMWLESEVMPRSNAMPSTSAASSSYSSSSSKKGGKSIVENKLGDFFMHQIANDTSPAYGGGYRAANAAVDKYGLRSTLEHIRLTGNFPL